TCTTCTCTAAATTCTAACAAGGAATCATTCATGATATTTTCACGAATGTCTTTCATTAATTTTAATAAGAAATGAACATTATGAATAGATGCTAAACGCATCCCAAATAGTTCATCCGCTTTAAATAAATGACGGACATAAGCACGCGTATAGTTCTTACACGTATAGCAATCACAATGCGAGTCGATGGGTGTAAAATCTCGTGCATATTTAGCATTTTTAACCACCAAACGCCCATTCGTAGTCATACATGTTCCATTGCGTGCGATGCGTGTCGCAAGCACACAATCAAACATATCGACTCCGCGTATTGCCCCATCAATTAATGCATCGGGTGAACCAACACCCATCAAATAGCGGGGTTTATATTTAGGCATTTCTGGAGTTAAATAATCCAACACTTGATTCATTTCCTCTTTTGTTTCCCCAACCGATAAACCACCAATGGAGTAACCAGGAAAGTCCATTTGAGCCATTTCACGCGCATGCCAAATACGTAAATCCTTATAACCTGCCCCTTGCATAATCCCAAATAAGGCTTGTGTATCAGGTTTTTTATGAGCTTTTAACCCTCTTTCCGCCCAACGAGCGGTCCTTTCAACGGACTGTTTAACATAATCATACGTATGATGAA
This window of the Fundicoccus culcitae genome carries:
- the tgt gene encoding tRNA guanosine(34) transglycosylase Tgt; this translates as MTQAAVHYELIKEEKHTGARLGKLHTPHGTFDTPIYMPVGTLATVKGLSPEELKDMGAEIVLSNTYHLWLRPGEDIVEEAGGLHKFMNWDRGILTDSGGFQVFSLSDRRRIEEEGVHFRNHISGEPLFLSPEKAIDIENKLGADIIMSFDECPDFHHTYDYVKQSVERTARWAERGLKAHKKPDTQALFGIMQGAGYKDLRIWHAREMAQMDFPGYSIGGLSVGETKEEMNQVLDYLTPEMPKYKPRYLMGVGSPDALIDGAIRGVDMFDCVLATRIARNGTCMTTNGRLVVKNAKYARDFTPIDSHCDCYTCKNYTRAYVRHLFKADELFGMRLASIHNVHFLLKLMKDIRENIMNDSLLEFREDFFERYGYNKANAPQF